Proteins encoded by one window of Methanobacterium sp. CWC-01:
- a CDS encoding malate dehydrogenase, translated as MKVTVMGGSGRVGKAAAFCLAEEDLVDEMVLISRENSLDKIKGESLDMNDALAAKDIQVNIMASCDMEDMHDSRVVVLAAGVPRQNGMSRQDLAGTNAQIVAHYARQIAKYAPDSIILVVTNPVDVMTYIALKESGFSRNKVMGLGNHLDSLRLKNLMSKHFDIHVSEIHTRVIGEHGDNMVPLLTSTTIGGIPVERFRNYDSFDINQIVEKVKSAGEYVISMKGSTEYGPAFAISNIVNVILKDEKKILTVTSYLDGEIEDVHDVCLGVPVKLGIEGVEKIVPIKMSQDEKESFLEAVKVVKATTLEVLTKFQEEE; from the coding sequence TTGAAAGTCACAGTAATGGGTGGGTCTGGCCGGGTGGGTAAGGCAGCGGCCTTCTGTCTGGCCGAGGAGGACCTGGTGGATGAGATGGTTCTCATCTCCCGGGAGAATAGCCTGGACAAGATCAAGGGGGAGTCCCTGGATATGAACGACGCCCTGGCGGCCAAGGATATTCAGGTGAATATCATGGCCTCCTGTGATATGGAAGACATGCATGACTCCCGGGTGGTGGTGCTGGCCGCTGGAGTCCCCCGCCAGAATGGGATGTCACGCCAGGACCTGGCCGGGACCAACGCTCAAATCGTGGCCCATTACGCCCGGCAGATTGCCAAATACGCCCCTGACTCCATTATACTGGTGGTCACCAATCCGGTGGATGTCATGACCTACATCGCCCTTAAAGAGTCCGGATTTTCCAGGAATAAGGTCATGGGCCTGGGGAACCACCTGGACTCTCTGCGGCTTAAAAACCTCATGTCCAAACATTTCGACATACACGTCAGCGAGATACACACCCGTGTGATCGGGGAACATGGGGATAACATGGTGCCCCTCCTGACCTCCACCACCATCGGCGGTATCCCGGTGGAACGCTTCCGCAACTACGACAGTTTCGACATCAACCAGATTGTGGAGAAGGTTAAAAGTGCCGGGGAGTACGTCATCAGCATGAAGGGCTCCACCGAGTACGGCCCGGCCTTCGCCATTTCCAACATCGTCAACGTCATCTTGAAGGATGAGAAGAAGATCTTAACCGTCACCAGTTACCTGGATGGTGAGATTGAAGATGTACACGACGTGTGCCTGGGGGTGCCGGTTAAACTGGGAATCGAGGGTGTGGAGAAGATAGTTCCCATTAAAATGAGTCAGGACGAGAAAGAATCCTTTTTAGAGGCAGTGAAGGTTGTTAAAGCCACCACTCTGGAAGTTTTAACCAAATTTCAGGAAGAGGAATAG
- a CDS encoding HEAT repeat domain-containing protein: MEVQKNVERLIQTLKDEDELVQLQSLSLLEEIGGPAVDQLIQALDDDNKNIRKGAARVLGEIGDNSAIEPLIHALSDENKWVRREASTALSKMGDQAVDPLIRILEDDDWRIRGAAAWALGNIRNQAALQPLIKAMQDDSGFVRGGAAWALGQLGGEEAEAALEAALDDKSGYVRKVAQNYLSRG, encoded by the coding sequence ATGGAAGTGCAGAAGAATGTAGAGAGACTCATTCAGACCTTGAAAGACGAGGATGAACTGGTGCAGTTACAGTCCCTTTCACTTTTAGAAGAAATAGGTGGACCAGCGGTGGATCAACTTATTCAGGCCCTGGATGATGACAATAAAAACATACGGAAAGGAGCCGCCCGTGTGCTGGGAGAGATTGGTGATAACAGCGCCATAGAACCTTTGATCCATGCCCTCAGTGATGAGAACAAGTGGGTGAGGAGGGAGGCCTCCACCGCCCTGAGTAAGATGGGTGACCAAGCAGTGGATCCCCTGATCAGGATTTTAGAGGATGATGACTGGAGGATTAGAGGAGCAGCGGCTTGGGCCCTGGGAAACATTAGAAACCAGGCAGCCCTGCAGCCACTGATCAAGGCCATGCAGGATGACAGTGGCTTTGTGCGGGGGGGAGCGGCCTGGGCCCTGGGACAGTTAGGGGGAGAAGAGGCCGAAGCAGCCCTGGAAGCAGCCCTGGATGATAAAAGCGGCTACGTGCGTAAAGTAGCCCAGAACTACTTAAGTCGGGGATAA